The following coding sequences are from one uncultured Desulfobacter sp. window:
- a CDS encoding ubiquinol-cytochrome c reductase iron-sulfur subunit yields MTIKYIKTVESSSSSPRRYFLKSVWAALGVIAVGELFWVLIGFFKSGSKPAAAVDKSSLINAGSVDQYTPGTVTAFVRGRFYLACLEDGGFLAVSRKCTHLGCTVPWDDEKKQFICPCHASVFDISGNVISPPAPRPLDIHPVTIENRTIMVDAGKTIRRKTFEPSQAAYDPDRNSGAAGRDS; encoded by the coding sequence ATGACAATTAAATATATTAAAACGGTTGAATCTTCCTCTTCTTCCCCGCGCAGATATTTTTTAAAATCCGTCTGGGCCGCTCTGGGTGTTATTGCTGTGGGAGAATTATTCTGGGTGCTGATCGGTTTTTTCAAGTCCGGTTCAAAACCTGCTGCCGCCGTTGATAAATCATCTTTGATCAATGCCGGCAGTGTGGACCAGTATACCCCCGGTACAGTAACGGCTTTTGTCAGGGGCCGATTTTACCTTGCATGCCTTGAAGACGGAGGTTTCCTTGCTGTCTCAAGGAAATGCACCCATCTGGGATGCACCGTTCCATGGGACGATGAAAAAAAACAGTTTATCTGTCCATGCCATGCTTCGGTATTTGATATTTCAGGTAATGTCATAAGCCCCCCTGCACCGCGTCCGTTAGACATCCATCCGGTAACCATAGAAAACAGAACCATCATGGTGGACGCCGGTAAAACGATCCGAAGAAAAACCTTTGAGCCGTCCCAAGCAGCATATGATCCGGACCGGAATTCAGGTGCTGCCGGCAGGGATAGCTGA
- a CDS encoding diguanylate cyclase, with product MNQEIESLKREKRLGQHDRKNFFFKKEILSACFNVFWPMGLIFSVISCFIYFTETNKFVDRLSIKENNLIQLQHNTFKNELSGHIKNALFLAELIQLKNQEYLEAKELSALTNAFVKMMKINDVYDQIRWIDNQGMELIRIDHSEDGPKIIPVDQLQDKSGRYYFKEGMAGPRIYISKFDLNIEHEIIQLPVKPMIRITAIVQDAVGGNDGLVVLNVKGRQIIEKFKEIGKQMTGSLALINSDGYYLISPNPDEEWAFMYPKKISKNLKTINPHLWSEIKAAGSRQRLTPRWLVTYVTVDMASTTGFGAGYGFHTAESWKIVSLIPPELLIPEWRSLFLFGVLSILLIMAGACFYWATAKVNRTEAEKTIFENEEKFQRVTQTMDDAVIMIDENDIIQFWSDSGNRMLGYSAKETLGRRLHEIVFQHSALADGPKKTLNFHKKAPKDRSAQIMEANAVRKDGTGLPVEISIMPLVQNGKQLAVGIVKDLSDKKKAEEEKKDLFELSTTDGLTGLANRRFFDEVLQDEYTRHSRSGGDLSLIFIDIDHFKALNDTYGHINGDHSLQRVAQVLGTCAHRRSDLVARYGGEEFACILPETGNYSAVKLAKKIQKEIVSLAIPNQGSSVAPYLTVSIGIATVSCTFDQSAEYILSQADKQLYAAKESGRNRIESVDLTSGRHHMDRNIIQLVWKDAFYCGHDLIDGQHKALFNHSNQIFSAITSNRPISEIHNLFTELIEGLRRHFADEEEVLHTIGYIAIAKHAKEHARLLAEADRLSQSFEASTMHVGETFQFFVKEIVMLHMMGMDRDFYPFIGENPVR from the coding sequence ATGAACCAAGAGATTGAAAGCTTAAAAAGAGAAAAGCGCTTAGGTCAGCACGACAGAAAAAACTTTTTTTTTAAGAAGGAAATCTTGTCTGCATGTTTCAATGTTTTTTGGCCAATGGGCCTAATTTTCAGTGTGATAAGTTGCTTTATCTATTTTACTGAAACCAATAAATTTGTAGATCGGCTTTCCATAAAAGAAAATAATCTCATTCAACTTCAACACAACACATTCAAAAATGAATTATCCGGACATATTAAAAATGCCCTGTTTCTGGCTGAGCTTATACAACTAAAAAACCAAGAATATTTAGAAGCAAAAGAATTATCCGCGTTGACCAATGCATTTGTCAAAATGATGAAAATCAATGACGTTTATGATCAGATCAGGTGGATTGACAATCAGGGCATGGAGCTTATTCGAATTGACCATTCTGAAGACGGACCGAAGATCATCCCTGTTGATCAATTGCAGGATAAATCCGGGAGGTATTATTTTAAAGAGGGCATGGCGGGGCCACGGATCTATATTTCAAAATTTGACCTGAATATCGAACATGAAATAATACAATTACCTGTAAAACCGATGATTCGTATCACGGCCATTGTTCAAGATGCTGTTGGCGGCAACGATGGATTGGTGGTTCTAAATGTAAAAGGACGCCAAATCATTGAAAAGTTTAAAGAGATTGGAAAACAAATGACGGGTTCATTGGCTCTCATAAATTCTGACGGATACTACCTGATCAGTCCGAATCCTGATGAAGAATGGGCATTTATGTATCCCAAAAAAATCAGTAAAAACCTTAAGACCATCAATCCCCATCTGTGGTCTGAGATAAAGGCTGCGGGCAGCAGACAACGCCTTACTCCCCGTTGGTTGGTGACTTACGTCACGGTGGATATGGCATCGACGACTGGTTTTGGGGCTGGTTATGGATTTCATACCGCAGAATCCTGGAAAATTGTGTCACTGATCCCACCTGAGCTTTTAATCCCTGAATGGAGAAGCTTGTTTCTTTTTGGTGTGCTGTCTATTTTGCTTATCATGGCCGGTGCGTGTTTTTATTGGGCAACAGCTAAGGTCAACAGGACTGAAGCTGAAAAAACTATCTTTGAAAATGAAGAAAAATTCCAAAGGGTCACCCAGACAATGGACGATGCGGTGATCATGATTGATGAAAATGACATTATTCAGTTCTGGAGTGATTCGGGCAACCGAATGCTGGGGTATTCTGCAAAAGAAACATTAGGTCGGCGTTTGCATGAAATTGTTTTTCAACACAGCGCCCTTGCTGATGGCCCAAAAAAAACATTGAATTTCCATAAAAAAGCCCCCAAGGACAGGAGTGCCCAGATCATGGAGGCCAATGCCGTTAGAAAAGACGGGACAGGTCTGCCGGTCGAAATCTCCATCATGCCTTTGGTGCAAAATGGAAAACAATTGGCCGTGGGTATTGTCAAAGATCTTTCAGACAAAAAGAAGGCGGAGGAGGAGAAAAAAGACCTCTTTGAATTGAGCACCACCGACGGGTTGACGGGACTTGCAAATAGACGATTTTTTGATGAAGTTTTGCAGGATGAATACACCAGGCACTCCCGGTCAGGAGGCGATTTGTCCCTTATCTTTATTGATATCGATCATTTCAAAGCTTTAAATGATACTTACGGGCATATTAACGGCGACCATTCTCTCCAGAGAGTGGCCCAGGTATTAGGCACATGTGCCCATCGTCGATCCGATCTGGTCGCTCGATACGGAGGAGAAGAATTTGCCTGTATCCTGCCTGAAACAGGTAATTATAGTGCTGTGAAGCTGGCTAAAAAGATTCAAAAAGAGATCGTTTCTTTGGCCATCCCTAATCAAGGGTCAAGCGTTGCACCGTATCTGACGGTCAGCATAGGAATTGCAACTGTTTCTTGTACCTTTGACCAATCTGCGGAATATATTCTATCCCAGGCTGATAAGCAGTTATATGCGGCGAAAGAGTCCGGCCGCAACCGGATTGAATCTGTTGATCTCACAAGTGGCCGACACCATATGGACCGTAATATTATTCAATTGGTATGGAAAGATGCCTTCTACTGCGGACATGATTTAATCGACGGTCAGCATAAGGCTTTATTCAATCATTCCAATCAGATATTCAGTGCAATTACCTCAAACCGGCCCATTTCAGAAATTCATAATCTTTTTACCGAACTTATTGAAGGACTTCGCCGGCACTTTGCGGATGAAGAAGAGGTGCTGCATACAATCGGTTATATCGCGATAGCGAAACATGCTAAGGAACATGCCAGATTACTTGCAGAGGCTGATAGGCTTTCACAATCTTTTGAAGCCTCAACTATGCACGTAGGAGAGACCTTTCAATTTTTTGTAAAAGAGATCGTTATGTTACATATGATGGGCATGGACAGGGATTTTTATCCATTCATAGGAGAAAATCCGGTTAGATGA
- a CDS encoding DEAD/DEAH box helicase encodes MTDKTKEQPVISVMPDQALVLEWETLKGTASTEQVRHLKEIAQIAKSRKDDWLYDLGFKQSPLDCSASLDYFLRFSRCFVRELLKIAELETLRQDAVIDSPPGLVRDFILSCPLMAGSEYVTTDMLEGLWQGFNETFSRDIKNFKVRVSDYFREKNPDLHPAGRVFFHLVENKNSNLPFAFMATYSAGMGANGKPKHLPLKHAIETHDDDALLTLLSTVYKAAEKSRIVAGLIESGELFHPLAWDGDEAFTFLKEIPDYEACGVLCRIPDWWKQAASSPRVTIAMGDKQPAMAGLDAMLDCNITVGLGNLELSRQEVEAILEQTQGLAFIKNKWVAVDPEKLKHALKACDRIEDLAASGMTLGTAMRTRLAPEKLLGRGNDEQVDVCVSNGTWLTSVLEKMTHPEQVDSVVPGKGFKASLRPYQSKGVDWLNFLASYGFGACLADDMGLGKTVQILAWLSTFPSNNRRPATLLVVPASLISNWQSEINRFLPGLKTCVAHPGFTSSNPQPGKSPKNKEFKLTKTQLNRLDLVITSYTLVKKYDWLTRYSWHCLILDEAQAIKNPGTQQTRAVKALPAAHRVIMTGTPVENRLSDLWSLFDFLNPGLLGNKKEFSDFAKTLKENPNGYARLRQMIFPYILRRLKTDKTVIKDLPDKVEMKVFADLSAKQVVLYKKTVKDLKRAIETSEGIQRKGLVLSFLLRFKQLCNHPDQVTGSGDFKSTHSGKFMRLGSICETVYEKRERVLVFTQFKEMTEPLRAFLETIFHHPGLVLHGSVPVAKRKKLIQSFQDNAYCPFMVLSLKAGGVGLNLTRANHVVHFDRWWNPAVENQATDRAFRIGQTKKVLVHKFVTRGTIEEKIDLMITEKQALADQVVTSSAEGLITEMNNKDLLDLFQLSLPE; translated from the coding sequence TTGACGGACAAAACTAAAGAACAACCGGTTATTTCGGTCATGCCGGATCAGGCGTTGGTGCTTGAATGGGAGACGCTAAAAGGCACGGCCTCCACGGAACAGGTAAGGCACCTGAAGGAAATTGCCCAAATAGCAAAATCCCGAAAAGACGACTGGCTGTACGACCTGGGTTTTAAGCAATCACCGTTGGATTGCTCAGCATCCCTGGACTATTTCCTGCGGTTTTCCCGCTGTTTTGTCCGGGAGTTGCTAAAAATCGCCGAACTTGAAACCCTGAGGCAGGACGCTGTCATCGACAGCCCGCCGGGGCTTGTCCGCGATTTTATTTTGTCCTGCCCCCTGATGGCTGGCTCCGAATATGTAACCACCGATATGCTGGAGGGGTTGTGGCAGGGATTCAATGAGACCTTTTCCCGTGACATTAAAAATTTCAAGGTCCGGGTCAGCGACTATTTCCGGGAGAAAAACCCCGATCTTCACCCGGCAGGCCGGGTATTTTTCCATCTGGTGGAAAATAAAAATTCAAACCTGCCCTTTGCCTTTATGGCTACATATTCCGCAGGCATGGGAGCCAACGGGAAGCCCAAGCACCTGCCCCTGAAACATGCCATTGAAACCCACGACGATGATGCGCTTTTAACCCTTTTATCCACGGTGTACAAGGCGGCGGAAAAAAGCCGGATCGTGGCGGGCCTCATTGAATCCGGCGAATTGTTCCATCCCCTGGCCTGGGACGGGGATGAGGCGTTTACCTTTTTAAAGGAGATCCCGGATTATGAGGCCTGCGGCGTACTCTGCCGGATTCCGGACTGGTGGAAACAAGCCGCGTCGTCCCCCCGGGTAACCATCGCCATGGGAGACAAACAACCGGCCATGGCCGGCTTGGATGCCATGCTTGACTGCAACATCACAGTGGGATTGGGCAATCTGGAACTGTCCAGGCAGGAGGTTGAAGCCATTCTGGAACAGACCCAGGGCCTGGCGTTTATCAAAAACAAATGGGTGGCCGTGGATCCGGAAAAGCTGAAACATGCCCTGAAAGCCTGTGACCGGATTGAGGATCTGGCAGCCTCAGGCATGACCCTGGGTACCGCCATGCGGACCCGGTTGGCCCCGGAAAAGCTGCTGGGCCGGGGCAATGACGAACAGGTGGATGTCTGTGTGTCCAACGGCACATGGCTGACATCCGTATTAGAAAAGATGACCCACCCGGAACAGGTTGATTCGGTTGTGCCGGGCAAAGGGTTCAAGGCTTCATTGCGGCCCTATCAATCCAAAGGCGTAGACTGGCTGAACTTTTTGGCCTCTTACGGATTCGGGGCCTGCCTGGCCGATGATATGGGATTGGGAAAAACCGTACAGATCCTGGCATGGCTGAGCACTTTTCCGTCAAACAACAGACGCCCGGCAACGCTTCTGGTAGTGCCAGCCTCTTTGATTTCAAACTGGCAGTCGGAAATCAACCGGTTTTTGCCCGGTCTTAAAACCTGTGTGGCCCACCCCGGTTTTACATCGTCGAACCCACAGCCCGGCAAAAGCCCAAAAAACAAGGAATTCAAGCTCACCAAGACCCAGCTGAACCGCCTGGACCTGGTCATCACCAGTTACACCCTGGTGAAAAAATACGACTGGCTTACCAGATATTCATGGCACTGCCTGATCCTGGACGAGGCCCAGGCCATTAAAAACCCGGGCACCCAGCAGACCCGGGCCGTCAAAGCCCTGCCGGCGGCCCACCGCGTCATCATGACCGGCACACCTGTGGAAAACCGCCTGTCGGATTTATGGTCTTTGTTTGATTTTTTAAATCCCGGGCTTTTAGGCAATAAAAAGGAATTTTCCGATTTTGCAAAAACGTTGAAAGAAAATCCCAATGGATATGCCAGGCTGCGGCAGATGATCTTTCCCTATATCCTGCGCCGCCTGAAAACCGATAAAACCGTGATTAAAGACCTGCCGGACAAGGTGGAGATGAAGGTCTTTGCCGATTTAAGCGCCAAGCAGGTGGTGCTGTACAAAAAAACGGTCAAGGATTTGAAGCGGGCCATTGAAACCTCAGAGGGCATCCAGCGAAAAGGGCTGGTGCTCTCCTTTCTTCTTCGGTTTAAACAATTGTGCAACCACCCGGACCAGGTCACAGGCTCCGGGGATTTCAAGTCCACCCACAGCGGAAAATTCATGCGCCTGGGCAGTATATGTGAAACCGTTTATGAAAAGCGGGAACGGGTGCTTGTGTTCACCCAGTTCAAGGAGATGACTGAGCCTTTGCGGGCCTTTCTTGAAACCATTTTCCACCACCCGGGACTCGTGCTCCATGGATCTGTGCCTGTTGCAAAACGCAAAAAACTGATACAAAGCTTCCAGGACAATGCCTATTGCCCCTTTATGGTGCTGTCGTTAAAGGCCGGGGGCGTGGGCCTGAACCTGACCCGGGCCAACCATGTGGTTCATTTTGACAGATGGTGGAACCCGGCCGTGGAAAACCAGGCCACGGACAGAGCGTTTCGCATCGGGCAGACCAAAAAAGTTTTGGTGCATAAATTTGTCACCCGGGGGACCATTGAGGAAAAGATTGATTTGATGATCACTGAAAAACAGGCCTTGGCCGACCAGGTGGTGACCTCCTCTGCCGAAGGACTGATCACGGAAATGAATAATAAAGATCTGCTCGACCTGTTCCAGCTCTCCTTGCCGGAATAA
- a CDS encoding SWIM zinc finger family protein has protein sequence MYYGYSKYVSVAEKRAKAEKKLAALKKKNPGIQPVVLEGQALAKTWWGKAWNKNLERYADYANRIGRGRSYVRHRAVLDLKIQPGKVTGLVMGSTSTPYRVTVTIKPIPPKQWQHIKNQCREKMEDIKHLMAGKFPKALEDLFTRKGTGLFPSPKEIELDCSCPDWAVMCKHVAAVLYGIGARLDQDPSLFFILRKAKVNDLVAETVQESKKALLNRSGKKSSRIIDEKSQNLSDMFGIDLDESSALPQTVTTPAGKSSDTPAKSRTKKAKPGRPKAVKVKDKSSRSAGTAKKTNSVRIKNAAGIETLFKRRTKRHTTVAEVIEKSDMAPQKVRNILSVLTKKGKLERVSRGIYRWVRPEPS, from the coding sequence ATGTATTACGGATATTCCAAATACGTGAGCGTGGCTGAAAAAAGGGCAAAGGCTGAAAAAAAGCTTGCCGCCCTAAAAAAGAAAAATCCCGGTATTCAGCCCGTGGTCCTTGAAGGCCAGGCCCTGGCAAAAACCTGGTGGGGCAAAGCCTGGAACAAAAACCTGGAAAGATACGCCGATTATGCCAACCGGATCGGCCGGGGCCGCAGCTATGTCCGGCACAGGGCGGTTCTGGATCTTAAGATCCAGCCCGGCAAGGTCACGGGCCTGGTCATGGGAAGCACAAGCACGCCCTACCGGGTCACTGTCACCATCAAACCCATCCCCCCAAAACAATGGCAGCACATCAAAAACCAGTGCAGGGAAAAAATGGAGGATATTAAACATTTGATGGCCGGCAAGTTCCCCAAGGCCCTTGAAGACCTGTTTACCCGGAAAGGTACAGGCCTTTTCCCCTCTCCCAAAGAGATTGAACTGGATTGCTCCTGCCCGGACTGGGCTGTCATGTGCAAACATGTGGCAGCCGTACTGTATGGGATCGGTGCCCGCCTGGACCAGGACCCGTCCCTTTTCTTTATTTTAAGAAAGGCAAAGGTCAACGACCTGGTGGCCGAAACCGTCCAAGAGAGCAAAAAAGCCCTCCTGAACCGGTCCGGAAAAAAATCCTCAAGAATTATTGATGAGAAAAGTCAAAATCTGTCGGATATGTTTGGCATTGATCTTGACGAATCGTCAGCCTTGCCGCAGACAGTGACCACCCCTGCGGGTAAATCATCCGACACCCCCGCAAAATCAAGGACGAAGAAAGCCAAACCAGGCCGTCCAAAAGCTGTAAAGGTCAAGGACAAATCCTCCCGGTCCGCCGGTACTGCAAAGAAAACCAATTCCGTAAGAATCAAAAATGCCGCCGGAATTGAAACCCTGTTCAAGCGACGGACAAAACGCCACACGACAGTTGCCGAAGTGATTGAAAAATCGGACATGGCTCCGCAAAAGGTTAGAAATATCCTGTCCGTCCTTACAAAAAAGGGCAAACTGGAACGTGTATCAAGGGGCATTTACAGATGGGTTAGACCGGAACCAAGTTAG
- a CDS encoding cytochrome b N-terminal domain-containing protein, with the protein MTTTDSLTGRIRDSIMHPPVRPGTGQARRWAAFNNLVLHIHPRKIPVEALRITRTWGLGGISAVLFLLLALSGAMLMFVYEPFPEKAYQSILILQHKVLFGRLLRNIHYWSANALIIVSFLHLLRVFFTGGFHTVRRLNWGIGIFLFIGILLSNFTGYLLPWDQLAYWAVTVSTGMTHYIPLAGSHIHGFLLGGHETAAANLLLFFTCHTTVLPALMILLMGYHFWRVRKAGGIIFPFAPEDSGKPRMADTIPSLVLREGVTAIMVVALVLLVSMTSDAPLGNMANPGLSPNPAKAPWYFLGFQELLMHFHPVIAVFVIPVFLFFLILFLPYLKYDSSHSGEWFISATGRKTSASTALTALVLAPAAVVLDEYFVRFQEWLPGVPAIFSDGLIPVSIVLITCILIYLFIRKYMKAAVNEARQALFVLTVVSFVVLTLIGIWFRGEGMGLSILK; encoded by the coding sequence ATGACGACCACCGACTCTTTAACCGGACGAATCAGAGATTCCATAATGCATCCACCTGTCCGTCCCGGAACCGGGCAAGCTCGCAGGTGGGCTGCCTTTAACAACCTTGTCCTGCACATCCACCCCAGAAAAATTCCGGTTGAAGCTCTCCGGATTACAAGAACCTGGGGGCTTGGCGGTATATCAGCCGTTCTGTTTCTCCTGCTGGCTTTGAGTGGTGCAATGCTGATGTTTGTTTATGAACCATTCCCGGAAAAAGCGTACCAGTCAATCCTGATACTTCAGCACAAAGTCCTGTTCGGGCGGTTGCTCCGCAATATTCATTACTGGAGTGCAAACGCCCTGATCATTGTATCGTTTCTTCATTTGCTGCGTGTTTTTTTCACCGGCGGGTTTCACACCGTCAGGCGGTTAAACTGGGGCATAGGTATTTTTCTTTTCATTGGTATTCTTCTTTCCAATTTCACAGGTTACCTGCTTCCATGGGACCAGCTTGCCTACTGGGCGGTGACTGTCTCAACAGGTATGACCCACTATATTCCTCTGGCCGGATCCCATATCCATGGATTCCTTCTCGGCGGCCATGAGACTGCGGCTGCAAACCTGCTGCTGTTTTTCACCTGTCATACCACAGTTCTTCCTGCACTGATGATCCTGCTTATGGGGTATCATTTCTGGCGTGTTCGCAAAGCTGGTGGAATAATTTTTCCTTTTGCACCTGAGGATTCAGGAAAACCCCGGATGGCTGACACCATTCCCAGTCTTGTTTTACGGGAAGGTGTTACGGCAATAATGGTTGTTGCCCTGGTTTTGCTGGTTTCCATGACCTCAGATGCGCCGCTTGGAAATATGGCAAATCCGGGCCTGAGCCCCAACCCGGCAAAAGCCCCCTGGTATTTCTTAGGATTCCAGGAGCTTTTGATGCACTTCCATCCGGTGATTGCAGTGTTTGTCATCCCAGTATTCCTGTTTTTTCTGATACTGTTCCTGCCCTATCTTAAGTATGACTCATCCCATTCCGGAGAGTGGTTCATTTCAGCCACAGGCAGGAAAACGTCAGCGTCAACAGCACTGACAGCCCTTGTTCTGGCTCCTGCTGCCGTCGTCCTTGATGAATACTTTGTCCGGTTTCAGGAATGGCTGCCCGGCGTTCCGGCAATATTTTCAGACGGATTGATACCGGTTTCAATCGTCCTGATAACCTGCATTTTGATCTATCTGTTTATCCGGAAATACATGAAAGCAGCTGTAAATGAAGCCCGGCAGGCATTGTTTGTTCTGACGGTTGTTTCATTTGTTGTTTTAACGCTTATTGGTATATGGTTCAGAGGAGAAGGAATGGGATTGTCCATCCTGAAATAA
- a CDS encoding tetratricopeptide repeat protein yields the protein MIRTGIQVLPAGIADTVSADHVNSSPDLTLNTNLKHRWMLAGLLSTLVIVLALPAYYLMSVKPDPMLPDGLTQPPSFVGRDACISCHKTEYDQWRNSDHDRAMAPATVDTVLGDFNNVLFEHGGVISRFFKRDNNFYVNTRGPDGEKADFQITYTFGATPLQQYLVSFPGGRLQCLTIAWNVEKRRWYALPNHTNDDSDWLHWTNGAQNWNGMCAECHSTHLRKGYDLTTDTFNTTWSEIDVSCEACHGPGSHHVAWAEKPDMAREKTDNYNLIVKTRDITPGAQLAICARCHSRRALFTDFSHDVDNMMDYMIPSLLTENLYYPDGQILDEVYVYGSFTQSKMYQRNVKCSDCHNVHSLKLKANGNALCLQCHRKDVYDTKDHHFHKPEYKGKPSKGDDCISCHMPQSPYMGIDHRADHSIRIPRPDISRKYPVPNSCNTAGCHDDKTVKWSAEWTAKWYGLRERPHYVTVFASARNGDPEAHKALIQLAEDQLQPPVVRATAVSLLRGFPDDSSYKLLISSLSDDQALIRHTAISTLSLYSRPLETEKIAPLLYDPVKAVRMQAAMSLAGVCPDSVSAAQRIKLKAALDEYRNAMEYSADFPAGRYNLGNLYDALRNTGQAIKNYKEAIRIDRQFIPALNNLAMLYNRTGNNDEALKLFQEIIEIRPDLFDAAYSLGLLLAEEKRYTEAVIYLKKAAGGMPGRPRVYYNLGLLQQMLKQHSEAEASLFRALELDPENYDYLLSVADFLIRRKRYDEAIEVARKMSELFPERTTGVRILEYIHRVKKDEG from the coding sequence ATGATCCGGACCGGAATTCAGGTGCTGCCGGCAGGGATAGCTGATACTGTGAGTGCTGATCATGTAAATTCGTCTCCGGACCTGACACTGAACACCAATCTGAAGCATCGTTGGATGCTTGCCGGGTTGCTGTCCACCCTCGTCATTGTTCTGGCTCTGCCGGCATATTATTTAATGTCTGTCAAACCTGACCCCATGTTGCCGGACGGCTTAACCCAACCACCTTCGTTTGTCGGAAGAGATGCCTGCATCTCCTGCCATAAAACAGAATATGACCAGTGGCGAAATTCCGATCATGACAGGGCGATGGCTCCGGCCACGGTGGATACCGTCCTGGGTGATTTTAACAATGTCCTGTTTGAGCACGGGGGGGTGATCAGCCGTTTTTTCAAAAGAGATAACAACTTTTATGTCAACACCCGGGGTCCTGACGGTGAAAAAGCCGATTTTCAGATCACATATACATTCGGTGCGACCCCTCTTCAACAATACCTCGTTTCGTTTCCCGGCGGGAGGCTCCAGTGTCTGACGATTGCCTGGAATGTTGAAAAGCGCAGATGGTATGCGCTCCCGAACCATACAAATGACGACAGTGACTGGCTTCACTGGACAAATGGTGCCCAGAACTGGAACGGAATGTGTGCCGAATGCCATTCCACGCATCTTAGAAAAGGATATGATCTGACGACAGATACCTTCAATACCACCTGGTCAGAAATTGATGTGAGTTGCGAGGCATGCCATGGACCCGGGTCACACCATGTTGCCTGGGCAGAAAAACCTGACATGGCACGGGAAAAAACAGACAATTATAATCTTATTGTAAAAACCCGGGATATAACGCCTGGGGCACAGCTCGCCATTTGTGCCCGATGCCATTCCCGGAGGGCATTGTTTACAGATTTCAGCCATGATGTTGATAATATGATGGATTATATGATCCCTTCTCTTCTGACGGAAAATCTTTACTATCCTGACGGTCAGATTCTGGATGAAGTTTATGTATACGGCTCGTTTACCCAGAGCAAAATGTACCAGCGGAATGTAAAGTGCAGCGACTGCCACAATGTTCACAGCCTGAAGCTTAAAGCAAACGGCAATGCCTTATGCCTCCAGTGTCACCGTAAAGATGTTTACGATACAAAGGATCATCATTTTCACAAGCCGGAATACAAGGGGAAGCCCAGCAAGGGGGATGACTGCATCAGCTGCCATATGCCCCAGAGCCCCTATATGGGGATTGATCACAGAGCGGATCACAGCATCAGAATCCCGCGGCCCGATATCAGCCGGAAGTACCCTGTTCCCAATTCGTGCAACACCGCCGGTTGCCATGATGATAAAACCGTTAAATGGTCTGCAGAATGGACCGCCAAATGGTATGGACTCAGAGAACGGCCACACTATGTAACCGTATTTGCTTCAGCCCGAAATGGCGATCCGGAGGCACACAAGGCGTTGATTCAACTTGCAGAAGACCAGCTTCAGCCCCCTGTGGTCCGGGCCACGGCAGTTTCTCTCCTCAGGGGGTTCCCGGACGACAGTTCGTACAAGCTGCTGATATCTTCCCTGTCTGATGACCAAGCCTTGATCCGTCATACGGCAATATCAACCTTGAGCCTGTACAGCAGACCTCTGGAAACAGAAAAGATTGCGCCACTGTTGTATGACCCGGTCAAGGCCGTAAGAATGCAGGCAGCAATGAGCCTTGCCGGAGTCTGCCCTGACTCGGTTTCAGCAGCTCAAAGAATTAAACTCAAGGCCGCACTTGATGAATACAGAAACGCTATGGAATATTCTGCGGATTTCCCGGCCGGAAGATATAATCTCGGCAACCTGTACGATGCACTCAGAAACACCGGTCAGGCCATTAAGAACTATAAGGAAGCCATCCGGATTGACCGTCAGTTTATCCCGGCACTGAACAACCTGGCAATGCTCTACAACAGAACCGGAAACAATGATGAAGCCCTGAAGCTGTTTCAGGAAATTATCGAAATCCGGCCCGATCTGTTTGATGCGGCCTATTCTCTGGGACTCCTGCTTGCCGAGGAAAAACGTTACACTGAAGCCGTGATTTACCTGAAAAAAGCAGCCGGCGGTATGCCCGGACGCCCACGGGTTTACTATAATCTAGGGTTGCTGCAGCAGATGCTGAAACAGCACTCCGAAGCTGAAGCATCCCTGTTCAGGGCCCTTGAACTTGATCCGGAAAATTACGACTACCTTCTATCAGTCGCAGATTTCCTGATTCGTAGGAAACGGTATGATGAAGCAATTGAAGTTGCCCGGAAAATGTCGGAACTGTTTCCGGAGAGGACAACGGGAGTAAGGATATTAGAGTATATACACAGAGTGAAAAAGGATGAGGGATGA
- a CDS encoding helix-turn-helix transcriptional regulator: MTSAYAEYSQNAKPKTKWSRDDVSTKIIDFKECKKALTQREFARQTGVPRTTLQHWLTRMDKIDEDPLLVSFFESPVGVNFLHTLILGLHFEFTKVGCASIHNISNFYT, from the coding sequence ATGACATCTGCATACGCTGAATATTCTCAAAATGCAAAGCCCAAAACAAAATGGTCCAGAGATGATGTATCTACGAAAATTATAGATTTCAAGGAATGTAAGAAAGCACTCACCCAGCGTGAGTTTGCAAGGCAAACCGGAGTACCCCGTACGACTCTCCAACATTGGCTCACTCGCATGGATAAAATTGATGAAGATCCGCTTTTGGTTTCTTTTTTTGAGAGCCCGGTTGGGGTAAATTTTTTACACACTTTAATTCTTGGCCTTCATTTTGAATTTACCAAGGTCGGTTGTGCCAGTATCCATAATATCAGTAATTTTTACACTTAA